Proteins from a genomic interval of Pseudomonas sp. RC10:
- a CDS encoding transposase: MSDLPRYKSLRNGRYSESGRIYLITSVTQHRNPVLNDWRLGRLVVSELRMAHESGAANSLAWVVMPDHIHWLFELKDSQLTSLVQRIKSCSARAVNRARGEHQQLWQRGFHDRALRRDDDIVKMARYIVANPLRAGMVKKLGDYPLWDAVWL; the protein is encoded by the coding sequence ATGTCGGATCTCCCACGTTATAAATCTCTACGCAATGGTCGATACTCCGAATCAGGACGAATCTACCTCATCACCTCGGTCACTCAACACCGTAATCCTGTGCTCAACGATTGGCGTTTAGGACGGTTGGTTGTAAGCGAACTGCGCATGGCTCACGAATCCGGCGCCGCAAACTCATTGGCTTGGGTCGTAATGCCTGACCACATTCACTGGCTGTTTGAATTGAAAGACAGCCAGCTAACGTCGCTCGTTCAACGAATCAAGTCGTGCAGTGCTCGCGCAGTCAATCGCGCGAGGGGGGAGCATCAGCAGCTTTGGCAAAGAGGCTTTCATGACCGTGCCCTTCGACGAGACGACGATATTGTGAAGATGGCGAGGTACATCGTCGCCAACCCACTGCGTGCCGGGATGGTGAAAAAACTAGGCGATTATCCGCTTTGGGACGCTGTGTGGCTGTGA